ATCTCGGTCGCCAGCCGCTCGACCGACGAGGCGATGACCCCGAGCGTGGCAAAGAACATGGCGTGGCGGTCGCGCGGGATGACCTGCGTCGACACCGGCTCCGGCTTCAGCCCAAGCTTTTTCGCCACATGCTCTTCGACATAAGGGTCGATGTTGGCGAAGGTGCCGATCGCGCCCGAGATAGCGCAGGTGGCAATATCCTCTCGCGCGTGCACCAGCCGCTCGCGGCAGCGTGAGAACTCGGCATAGGCCTGCGCCAGCTTGACGCCGAACGTGGTCGGCTCGGCGTGGATGCCGTGGCTGCGGCCGATGGTGACGGTGTCCTTGTGCTCGAAGGCCCGGCGCTTCAGCGCGGCGAGCAGGCCGTCGAGGTCGGCCAGCAGGATATCGCTGGCGCGGCCGAGCTGCACCGCAAGGCAGGTGTCGAGAACATCTGACGAGGTCATGCCCTGGTGGATGAAACGCGCATCCGGCCCGACGAATTCGGCCAGATGGGTGAGGAAGGCGATGACGTCGTGCTTGGTCACGGCCTCGATCTCGTCGATCTTGCCGACGTCAAATTTTGCCGCGTTGCCCTTTTCCCAGATGGTCTTGGCGGCTTCCCTGGGGATGACGCCGAGCTCAGCCAGCGCATCGCAGGCATGGGCCTCGATTTCGAACCAGATGCGGAAGCGGGTTTCCGGCGACCAGATGGCGACCATTTCCGGCCGGGAATAGCGAGGGATCATCCGTCAGTCCTGATATGTCGGTGGTTAAGTGCGCCTCCTATCAGAGGCGGACCGAATGCTCAACGCTGCTGGCGTGCAAACCACACGCTGGCGGCGGCAAGCGCGATGAATCCGAGCGGAAAATAGAGCCTGATACCCAGCACCACGAACTGGTAGAGCGCCGTCAGCGAGGTGAAGACCAGTTCGAACGCCCACCGGGCGGTGAAGGCCTCCGCGTGCCATTCGGCATAATAGGAGCGGTATTGCAGCGCAAACAACCCGCCGGTGAAGGCGAGCGTCGTGGCAAGCAGGCAGACGAAGGCGGCGGCGAACGCCACCTCCCAGTGCCGGTCCAGCGAGACCAGCCGCGCCGCGAACAACCCGACGGGAAAGGCCAATGCCGCGCCGGTCGCAAACAGCAGGGCGACGAAGCGGATCTTTTCCGGGGTCTCCCAATTGTCGAGCCAAAGACCGGTCAGCGCGCTGGCGCCCATGGCCATCGCCCACAGCAAGGCGCCGACAAGCGCCGTGCCCGTCGATGGCATGGCGCGGCTGAGGCGATTTCCGGCGCGCTTGCGCCAACTGGATTGATCGAGCGATGTCACAGGCGTCCGGTCACGGCGATCCAGCGAAAATCCGGCCCTTCGAAGCCGTATTGGCGCACCGCGATCAGCACCGCATAGGCGCTGATGCCGTCCATCGAAAATGTCTGCACCGCGCCGATCCGGTAGCCGTTCGGGCAGCCACGGCTTTTCGGGATCGATTTATCCTCATGCAGCAGATGGGTCTGGCCGCCATCCCTGGCCTCGATCCGCAGCAAGCGAAAACCGTTGACCTCGCCTTGGCTCTGGCAGCTTTCGGTGTCGTTCATGCCGATCTCGTCGAGCCGGAATTCCAGCGGCGGGTCGACCGGCGAAAAGATCGGCCGTGGGTTGACCACCATGCGGAACGGGTCGGCCGACAGTTCGGTCACCGGGTTGAAGCCGGCGGTGATGCCGCGGTTGGCGGTAAGCTCGACCTGGGCAATGATTGCTTCGCCTTTTTGCCTGGCTTGCTGACGGGCCGTCTCGAGCGAGGCGGTCTCATCCTCTAGCCGGACCCGGATTGGCGTGCCCTTCAGGAACGTGTCGTCGGCGGTGTCGATGTAGTAGCGGTTGGCATAGGGAAAGCCCGAACCGTCTGCCACACCATATTCCTCGAAGGCGAAGACGCCGCCATCCTTGCTGAAGCCGAGGATTTCAAGCTCGGCGACATCGCCCGCTCGGGCGGCCATGGCGGATGCCAGATGGACCAGCAGGCAAACGCCAATCAGGA
This region of Mesorhizobium sp. C432A genomic DNA includes:
- the purB gene encoding adenylosuccinate lyase, coding for MIPRYSRPEMVAIWSPETRFRIWFEIEAHACDALAELGVIPREAAKTIWEKGNAAKFDVGKIDEIEAVTKHDVIAFLTHLAEFVGPDARFIHQGMTSSDVLDTCLAVQLGRASDILLADLDGLLAALKRRAFEHKDTVTIGRSHGIHAEPTTFGVKLAQAYAEFSRCRERLVHAREDIATCAISGAIGTFANIDPYVEEHVAKKLGLKPEPVSTQVIPRDRHAMFFATLGVIASSVERLATEIRHLQRTEVLEAEEYFSPGQKGSSAMPHKRNPVLTENLTGLARMVRSMALPAMENVALWHERDISHSSVERMIGPDATVTLDFALSRLTGVVDKLLVYPDNMLKNMNKFRGLVHSQRVLLALTQAGVSREDAYRLVQRNAMKVWEHGADFLEELLADREVTAALPEAEIREKFDLGYHTKHVDTIFKRVFG
- a CDS encoding DUF2259 domain-containing protein, whose product is MRNLVLIGVCLLVHLASAMAARAGDVAELEILGFSKDGGVFAFEEYGVADGSGFPYANRYYIDTADDTFLKGTPIRVRLEDETASLETARQQARQKGEAIIAQVELTANRGITAGFNPVTELSADPFRMVVNPRPIFSPVDPPLEFRLDEIGMNDTESCQSQGEVNGFRLLRIEARDGGQTHLLHEDKSIPKSRGCPNGYRIGAVQTFSMDGISAYAVLIAVRQYGFEGPDFRWIAVTGRL